The following coding sequences lie in one Apium graveolens cultivar Ventura chromosome 3, ASM990537v1, whole genome shotgun sequence genomic window:
- the LOC141715120 gene encoding AT-hook motif nuclear-localized protein 10-like: MASEKGKCTLDLNTPSGEVKRKRGRPLKSQATRNLVLSPGSAGASLSVMGAVSSLPAMSAVSSMPMRVAVASPPVPQAISEPQPAFNLSPSAENSVPGPRGRGRDGVRPQGSENLQMPASMNTAAVDFTAHVIHVDCGEDVIRKIMSLVQNGPRGICVVSAYGTVSSALISHPISSGGSVTYELSRLNAN; the protein is encoded by the exons ATGGCATCTGAGAAGGGAAAGTGTACCCTAGACCTGAACACCCCCAGCGGGGAGGTAAAAAGAAAGAGGGGAAGGCCCCTAAAGTCTCAAGCAACAAGAAATTTGGTGCTGTCTCCTGGGAGTGCTGGTGCTTCCCTGTCAGTGATGGGTGCTGTATCTTCACTCCCAGCGATGAGTGCTGTTTCATCAATGCCCATGAGAGTTGCTGTTGCTTCACCGCCGGTGCCACAGGCTATTTCCGAACCACAGCCAGCATTCAACTTGTCTCCCTCAGCTGAAAATTCTGTCCCGGGCCCACGTGGGCGAGGCCGTGATGGTGTACGGCCCCAGGGTTCTGAAAACTTGCAGATGCCTGCTTCCATGA ACACAGCTGCTGTAGACTTTACGGCTCATGTGATACATGTAGACTGTGGGGAG GATGTTATTAGAAAGATCATGTCTCTGGTTCAAAACGGGCCTAGAGGAATTTGTGTGGTTTCTGCCTACGGAACTGTTTCTAGTGCCCTGATTTCTCATCCCATTTCTTCAGGTGGTTCAGTCACCTATGAG CTATCTCGTCTGAATGCAAATTGA